In Lotus japonicus ecotype B-129 chromosome 5, LjGifu_v1.2, one genomic interval encodes:
- the LOC130717746 gene encoding 3-methyl-2-oxobutanoate hydroxymethyltransferase 2, mitochondrial-like encodes MACIVAKRRATTQCSSLLRCIRSMSNVPENTVYSGPISQNSNQRVTLAQLRQKHKKSEPISMVTAYDYPSAVPVDMAGIDICLVGDSAAMVVHGYDTTLPITIDEMLVHCRAVARGAKTPLLVGDLPFGTYECSPNQAVDAAVRILKEGRMDAIKLEGGSPSRIVAAKAIVEAGIAVMGHVGLTPQAISVLGGFRPQGRNVASAVKVVETALALQEAGCFSVVLECVPAPVAAAATAALQIPTIGIGAGPFCSGQVLVYHDLLGMLQHPHHAKVTPKFCKQYARVGDVITKALVEYKEDVINGSFPDAQHSPYKISETDANGFLNELQRLGFDKAASAASDAVQKMVTAKSIGERTSTK; translated from the exons ATGGCGTGCATTGTAGCTAAACGCAGAGCAACAACCCAATGCTCCTCTCTTCTGAGGTGCATTCGGAGCATGAGCAACGTCCCTGAAAACACAGTGTACTCAGGACCCATTTCCCAGAACTCGAACCAGAGAGTGACGCTGGCCCAGTTGAGGCAGAAGCACAAGAAGTCTGAACCCATCTCCATGGTCACTGCCTATGATTACCCTTCCGCAGTGCCTGTGGACATGGCTGGCATCGACATCTGCCTCGTCGGTGATTCCGCAGCCATGGTGGTTCACGGTTACGACACCACCCTCCCCATAACCATTGATGAAATGCTTGTTCATTGTCGTGCCGTTGCTCGTGGAGCCAAAACACCTCTTCTTGTTGGGGACTTACCTTTTGGAACCTATGAATGCAGCCCCAACCAG GCAGTGGATGCTGCAGTTCGGATTTTGAAAGAAGGGAGAATGGATGCCATAAAATTGGAAGGAGGGTCCCCTTCAAGAATTGTTGCTGCAAAAGCTATTGTTGAGGCTGGAATAGCAGTGATGGGGCATGTTGGGCTTACTCCCCAGGCAATTAGTGTTTTAGGGGGATTTAGACCTCAAGGAAGGAATGTTGCTAGTGCTGTCAAG GTTGTGGAGACGGCATTGGCTTTACAAGAAGCAGGGTGCTTCTCGGTTGTTCTAGAATGTGTGCCTGCACCTGTGGCTGCTGCAGCAACAGCAGCCCTTCAAATTCCGACTATCGGAATTGGAGCTGGACCCTTTTGCAGTGGACAG GTACTAGTTTATCATGATCTGCTTGGTATGCTACAACACCCCCACCATGCAAAG GTTACTCCAAAATTTTGTAAGCAATATGCCCGTGTTGGAGATGTCATCACTAAAGCATTAGTGGAGTATAAGGAAGATGTGATAAATGGTTCATTTCCTGATGCTCAGCATAGCCCATATAAGATTAGCGAAACAGATGCTAATGGTTTCTTGAATGAGTTGCAAAGGTTAGGTTTTGACAAGGCAGCATCTGCGGCTTCTGATGCAGTTCAGAAAATGGTAACAGCCAAGTCAATTGGTGAAAGAACCTCAACAAAGTGA